From the genome of Mycoplasma sp. 1578d:
TTAGCATATAGATCTTTAAAGTTATAAAAATTATCATCATTATAAAGAGTTTGTCGATAAATTTCTACTAAATGATTGATGATTTGTTCTTTAGTGTTTGTGTTATTTTGATCTTGGAAAATGTTTTGCAAGTATTCTTTATAGTATTGCAAAATTACATTAATGGAAGCTTGTTGTTTAATTTTAGGATCAAATTGATCTAAATTATTAACTTTTAATTGATTATATTGAATGCTTATTTGCTCTAAATTTGGATAAAAAGTTTTTCTTAACACTTGATAAATTGGGTCAGCATGGTCTTTTTGAATAGATTTAGAAATAATCAAGCCATCAATTAAAGTTAAATTATCTTCTGGCCGAATGATACGAATTGTTCCATCAGGGATATCTTCGCTATTATCACTTGAATATCAAGCATCTAAAGCATCACCATTAAACATTAAAGCAGCATCAGTATTTGCACCTTTTTTAATAGGTAAGATTAAATTAGTTAATAGTTTAAGTCCATCTGGATTTAAACTAACATGTTGCGAATTTTCAAATCTAAATCCAGTTGAATTCTTAATTAAATCAGCAAAATTATTAATAAGTGTTTGATAATTTTCTTGAGTGACTGGTTCACCATATAATTGCTTATTATCTTGTTCAAAATTGCTAGAATTAGGTCAATAAGATGAACCAAAAAGCACATTATTTCTAGTTGCATCTGTAATGGTTAAATGCTCAAAACCATTATTGAACAAGGTGTTAAAAATGTTGAAAAATGAATATTTTGAATAATTCTTTTTATCTTTTTGAAGCAATCTTTGTCTATTTTTTTCTAATAATTGGTCAATTTGTTCTGAAGTATCAAAAAGCTCGCTTTTTTCTTTAATTTTAGTTGGATTAATTCCAATTACAACATCTTGAATATAGTAAGGAACCATGTATTCTCACAAATGACGAGGAGTTTGGAATGGTTGGTTATTTTCATCATACTTAAGAGCTTCGTCATATGAAGTCAAATGTTGTCAGGTACTTGGGGTGTATATAGTTTGTAAAATTGTTTTTAATTCTTGCTCATTTTGAATTGGTTTGTCCAAATTTAGCAACTTATTAAAATCTATTTTTTGTAATAAATCTTTCTTAATCAAACTAGCAACTTGAAAATCACTTCCAATTCCGACATATGTTTTATTATTAATAATTGCACGCGAAAATTCTGAAACTTCATCAAATTCTTTATATTCGAAAGATTGATCAATAATTTGCATATTAGCCTCACTGATATAAGATTTATAATTTCAAAAAGCTGGTTGAAATGGGTGTCTTTGTTTATAAACTATTGCTGTAATTGAAATAGAAATTATTGATGTGAATGAAATTAAACCAATTGCTATTTGTTTAATTTTTCGTTTTAAATTCTGATTAATTTTAAAAGTTTCCATTATTTCTTATCTCTATGAATTTTTATATGTATTATTTTAATAAACAAATTTGAAAAAATATAAAAAAATAGATTTTTTATCTGCGAATTTTGAAGATAAACGAAAAATACTTTATCTTTATGAGTATAATTGAAGCTATGGAAAAAGAATTAAAACAAATTCAACTCTGAAAAGAATTGTACAAAAACGAAAATTTACAACTTTCTGTTTTAAATTCTGATGTTAAGAACCTTGTGGAAATGAAAGGATTTTTTAATCCTCCAAAAGCAAGTATTTTAGGAATTGAATTTCTTTCCCATTCATTATATGGGTATAACAATCTCAATTACTACACAATTGTGTATTTAACTAAAGCGTTTTATGAACTTTTTCTTATTGAAAAAACATCAGCAAATGTTGCTTTATATTTTGATTCAAATATTGAGCAAAATATTAGATCTAGAGTAATTTCATATCTTACAGCTAAAAAATGTAATGTTTTTGTTTTTGATAATCAAGAAATTACTCCTAATATGATTCATACATTAAATTTTTCTAATATTGATATGAGCTTTTTAATTTTTCATCATAGCAATCAGGCACAAAAGGATTATGTCTCAATTTATCATAACAACTTAGTTTTGACTATTAAAGAGCAACAAAAATTAATTGATCATTTTTGTAATGATGTTGAATTTATTAATTTTGGTTTTGATGATATTCCAGTTTACATTAACCTTGAGAAACTATTGCTTTTGAATCAATCGAAAAAATTTTCAATTCAAATCAGCTCATTTTTTCAACGTGAACAGTTTAAAAGTGTGGTTTTAGTCGAAAATCGAAGTGAATCTAAGTTTATTAAAACTTTATTAAGAGATTCGAAAATTAAATTCAAAATATCAAGTAATTCATATTTATTCAGTTATTATAATTCAACAACAAGATCAATCTTTAAAAGATTTTTTATCTTTGACAACTTTTTAAGTTATGAAGGAATCTTTTTAATTTCAAGAAATAACCAATTAAAGGTTTTTATTAAACAAAAGAATAAATTTATTCTTTTAAATCAATATCAAATTGCATATTTATTTATTAGAAACGAAGTTTTAAATTGAAGAAAACAACTTTATAAAAAGATTCTAGTGCCCGATGATTGTCCACAAATTTTAATTGAATTAATTCGTTCATTTAATTTTGTTCCGCTTGAAACGAGTTCTTATACCAGTGATAGAGATTTAATTTTTGGATTTATCAACGATACTTATTTATGCGAATATAATAATCAGTTTAGATTTAGCAACATTTCCATGATGTTATTGCTACTTGAAATTTTTGCTCGTTATAAACAAAATAATAACTTACTGAATCTCAAACTCTTCAAAATGAAAGAACATTTTGCGAAAAATTTTTTCATCACCAAAAAAATCAAAGTTAATTTAGAGCAAGTCCAACTTATTCAAAGTAATTTGTTTTTACCCAATCAAGCTATTAATAAAAAATATCAAATTGAACATATTCAAAAAATTAATTATCAATTTCAAAATGAACAATTTTTATTAATCATATCTTCAAGCCATAATCAAAGAAATTCACAAACATTAGTTCGCTGAATTGTTAGCTATAATCATCTTACTAGTTTACTTAAAATTAATACTGAATTTAATCTGGATAATTCGATTGGATGATTTACTAAATGCAAACTTAAGCGAATAAATAGAAAATTTCTTAAAAAGATTAAAGCAATTTTATAAGAGCAAAGAAAAAAACACCAGCAAGTGTTTTTTAATTATCACTATTATTGTACGGACGAACGTTTTCAATATTAGTTTCAACAATTACGTTTTGTCCAAATGTTTCCACAATTACTTCAACAAGATTTGAGTCAGCACTAATACTTTTGATGGTTCCTTCAGTTCCTTTGTAAGCTGTATTTTCAAAAACCACGACATCACCCTCTTTAAGAGCAAAATAGTTTTTATCAGTTTCAAAACGTTCAAGAGCTTCTTTTTCTTTAATGAGTGACTTTTTAATTTCTCTTTGAGTCACAGGAGTTGGTTTAGCTCCTTTTCCAGATGATCCAACTAATCCAGTTACGTATTGAGTATTTCTGATTACGTATCATGCTTTATCAGTCATGTCCATTTTAATGAAAATATAACCCGGATACATGTTAACTCATTTGATTTTGTAAATTTCACCATTAAGCTTTTTTTCTAGTTCTTTATGGGTTAAAGTTGGTTTTTTAAAAATTTTAAAAGCACCATCTTGGGTAGCAGTTGAATCGAAATTATGAGCCACTTCTTCAGCAATAATTCTGTTTTTTAATGCTTCAACAACCACATCCTCTTTTCCGGTGATGGTTGAAATCATATATCAGTTAAATTTTTGCATGCTAACTCCTTTAGATTAAATTATTTGATGCCCAAATTTGTGTAAAGACAAACGACACTAGAAACACAAAAGCCATAATAATTAAGGTAAAAATCAATATTTTAATAAATGAAGAAACATTAGTTTTATTAGAAGGTCATTTAACTCGCTTGATTTCTTTGACAATTTTTCGGAAAAAATATCTTTTATGTTTAGGTGGTTTAATTTCAATTTCTTCATCAGTAAAAAGTTTATTCATTGTTTATACCTCTTCTTTGTGGAATGTGTGTTCTTTGCATGGGGGACAGAATTTTTTTAATATAACCCGTTTATCATTTCCATTGCTTTTTGTGGTAATATAGTTTTTTCTGCGACAAATTTCACAAGCGATTGCTACCTTATTCTTCATGTCATTTTATTATACAATAAACAAGCTAAAAATTAGTTTGAAATATTGGAGTTATTTAAGCCTCATTAAGACTGTTTTTTGTTAAAATAGAAATAATATGACATTTGACAAAGAAAAAGAATACGAAATTATTGTTGTTGGTGGAGGGCACGCTGGAGTTGAAGCGGCCTTTGCCTCTGCAAATAAGGGTCATAAAACTGCACTCATTATTTTTGATAAAACTCGAATTGCTATGATGCCTTGCAATCCTTCAATCGGTGGACCAGCCAAAGGAATTATCACTCGTGAAATTGACGCATTAGGTGGAGTGCAAGGTTATTTTAGCGATTTAGCCATGATTCAAATCAAAATGCTCAATGAATCCAAAGGACCAGCTGTACGTGCCATTCGTGCTCAAATTGATAAAGATAAATATTCTAGCTTAATCTTACAAGCCGCTGAAGCACATGCAAATTTAGATATTATTGAAGATACTGCAATTGAAATATTAGTTAACGAGGATAAAGAATTTATTGGAATTAAACTTGAAAATCAAGGCAATATCAAAGGACTAAAAGGAATTGTTACCACTGGAACTTATATGAATTCACGTATATTACGTGGAGAAGAGATAAAAATTTCTGGTCCAGATAATTTAAAAACAACTCCAAAATTAAGTAAATCAATGGAACAACTTGGTTTTGAACTTCAAAGACTTAAAACCGGAACTCCGTGTCGAGTATATGCAGATTCAATTGATTTTTCAAAAGTCGAAAAAGAACAACTTGATGACTCGCAACTTCATTTTTCAAACCGTTCAAATGTTAAACTTGATAAACAAGTATCTTGTTATTTAACTTATACCACTGAAAAAACTCATCAAATCATTCGTGATAACATTCATCGTTCAGCAATGTATTCAGGATTAATTGAGGGAGTTGGGCCAAGATATTGTCCAAGTGTTGAAGATAAAATTATGCGCTTTCCAGACAAAGAACGTCATCAAATTTTCTTTGAGCCAGAAACTGCTGATGGAACCATTATTTATGTTAATGGACTTAGCACTTCTCTTCCAATTGATGTTCAAGATCAAATGATTCGTTCAGTTCCTGGATTAGAAAATGCTCGAATCCAAAAATGAGGATACGCCATTGAATATGATGCAATTAATCCACTTCAACTTTTACCTTCACTTGAAACTAAAGTTATTAAAGGTCTATATACTGCGGGACAAATTAATGGAACTAGTGGATATGAAGAAGCAGCTTGCCAAGGACTTATCGCTGGAATTAATGCAGCTTTAAGTCTTGAAAATAAAGGCCAATTAATTTTATCTCGTTCTGAAGCATATATTGGGGTTTTAATTGATGATTTAGTGACAAAAGGCACTAAAGAACCATATCGTATGCTCACATCTCGTGCTGAATATCGTTTATTACTTAGAAATGATAATCCTGATTTAAGATTAGCTAAACACGGAAATGAAGTTGGGTTAATTTCTGATGAAACATATAAGAAAATTGTGGATAAATACAATTTGATTGATCAGAAAATTCAACAATTGAGCAAAGAATTTATTTCATCTAAAGATCCAGTAGCAACAAAATATGGAATTTTAAATGGAGTTTCTTTACTTAAAGTAATTGCTCGCCCTGATGTGGACCCAAGTTTAATTTTGGGTGATTTTCCATATATTTCTGAATTAACTACTAAAGTTAGACTAGATGGATATATTAAAAAACAAGAATCACATGCTCATAAAATTAGCAAGTTAGATAATTTTAAAATTCCAAGCGATATTGATTATACAAAAGTTCAAAATCTGGCTAGCGAAGCACGTCAAAAGCTTGAGCAAATTCGTCCATTAACTATTGGACAAGCTTCACGTATTAGCGGGATTAATCCGGCCGATATTCAAATGCTTATGTTTCATATTCAAACAATTTATGGTAAGAAATAATGAAAATTAATATTATTGCTGTGGGAACTTTAAGTAAAGAATTTCAATCTCTATATAATGATTATGTTAAGAAAATTTCCTTTTTTGCTAAGATTAATCTAATTCAAATCAAAGAACAAAAATTGGACAATATTAATCAGAAAATTAAAAAGGAAACAGAATTAATCTTAGAAAAAATACCCAAGAATTCCCAAGTAATTTATCTTTCTTTACAAGGCGAACAAGTTAGCTCAGAAGAATTCGGAGATTATTTTTTAGACACAGATAATATCACGTTTGTTATAGGCGGATCCAATGGAGTAAAGGAAGAAAAATTTAAAAATAAAATTTGTTTTTCTAAAATGACCTTTCCTCATCAATTATTTCGTGTCATGTTGGTTGAACAAATTTATCGCTCTTTTACCATTAGACACAATATTAAATATCATAAGTAAAATAATTTATTAGAAAAAATATTAAAATAATTACAGAACTTACTTAAAAAGTAAGTTCTTTTTTAAAAAGCTCAAATTTCTGTTAAAATTTATTTTTTGTTCTTAAATTGTTCTTATTTTTGAAAATAATTCTCTAACGTTAGATTTTATAAATTTTTGATCTTGTATCTAAATTGATAAAAATTAATAAACTATTTTTATTAATTTACCTAAAAATCATCGAAAACTCATAAAAATAACTTTGAGGTGTATTGTGAAAAATCCAAAAAAAGTACTCGCTTACTTAAGTGCGACAACAGGGGTAACTGCAGGTGCTAGTTTGGTATCTGTTGGTGTATTGTCCTCATTACACAGCTCTTACAGAGCTCCGATTAAGCAAACTTATTATTTTATGGAGCTCAAAAATCAAGTAATTAAGACTTCAAATGCATTAAAATTACTTTCACAAAAGAAACAAAATAACGACAAAATTCAAAATCTATCTTCAGAAGTTGATTATGCAAATCAGCTTTTAGAAAATCAAGACGCTAGCATTATCTCAATGCTTGAACAAAGAAACAAACTTAAAAAAGAAACTCTAAAAACACTTTTGAGTATAGAAACTGATCTTGACAAAGTTAGAAATTTAGTTGATCAATATTGTTCACTGGTTAAAGACGAAGATTTTCAAGAATCGGTTTCAACTTTAAGAAATAAAGTGATTGGTCAAATTTCTTTCCAAAGTAACAAATTAAGCACTCTTAATTCATTTTTTCAAGTACTGGATCCACTAATTTCTCAGGGAAATGAATTTTTAATTGGATTAGAAACCAAAATTTGAACTAGTCATGAAGAACTTATTAAAAATAATTCAACTAAATTTAGCACTCAGGAAAAAAGTGCTCTTCTTTCAACTATTGATCAAGTTTTAAATTTATTAGCCCAACCTACATATTCACGTGATGCAATAAATGAGTATGAAAAAGTTTATGATCAAATGGTCGATAAGCTTTCTCAAATTAAAGAACAAGAGAATCAATCACTTAATAAATTCTTAGAAAATGTGATTAGAGTTGAAAATGAATTAAATGATTTAGATATTGATCGTTCAATCATTGATAATT
Proteins encoded in this window:
- a CDS encoding MAG5620 family putative phospho-sugar mutase codes for the protein MEKELKQIQLWKELYKNENLQLSVLNSDVKNLVEMKGFFNPPKASILGIEFLSHSLYGYNNLNYYTIVYLTKAFYELFLIEKTSANVALYFDSNIEQNIRSRVISYLTAKKCNVFVFDNQEITPNMIHTLNFSNIDMSFLIFHHSNQAQKDYVSIYHNNLVLTIKEQQKLIDHFCNDVEFINFGFDDIPVYINLEKLLLLNQSKKFSIQISSFFQREQFKSVVLVENRSESKFIKTLLRDSKIKFKISSNSYLFSYYNSTTRSIFKRFFIFDNFLSYEGIFLISRNNQLKVFIKQKNKFILLNQYQIAYLFIRNEVLNWRKQLYKKILVPDDCPQILIELIRSFNFVPLETSSYTSDRDLIFGFINDTYLCEYNNQFRFSNISMMLLLLEIFARYKQNNNLLNLKLFKMKEHFAKNFFITKKIKVNLEQVQLIQSNLFLPNQAINKKYQIEHIQKINYQFQNEQFLLIISSSHNQRNSQTLVRWIVSYNHLTSLLKINTEFNLDNSIGWFTKCKLKRINRKFLKKIKAIL
- the nusG gene encoding transcription termination/antitermination protein NusG: MQKFNWYMISTITGKEDVVVEALKNRIIAEEVAHNFDSTATQDGAFKIFKKPTLTHKELEKKLNGEIYKIKWVNMYPGYIFIKMDMTDKAWYVIRNTQYVTGLVGSSGKGAKPTPVTQREIKKSLIKEKEALERFETDKNYFALKEGDVVVFENTAYKGTEGTIKSISADSNLVEVIVETFGQNVIVETNIENVRPYNNSDN
- the secE gene encoding preprotein translocase subunit SecE, with amino-acid sequence MNKLFTDEEIEIKPPKHKRYFFRKIVKEIKRVKWPSNKTNVSSFIKILIFTLIIMAFVFLVSFVFTQIWASNNLI
- the rpmG gene encoding 50S ribosomal protein L33 gives rise to the protein MKNKVAIACEICRRKNYITTKSNGNDKRVILKKFCPPCKEHTFHKEEV
- the mnmG gene encoding tRNA uridine-5-carboxymethylaminomethyl(34) synthesis enzyme MnmG → MTFDKEKEYEIIVVGGGHAGVEAAFASANKGHKTALIIFDKTRIAMMPCNPSIGGPAKGIITREIDALGGVQGYFSDLAMIQIKMLNESKGPAVRAIRAQIDKDKYSSLILQAAEAHANLDIIEDTAIEILVNEDKEFIGIKLENQGNIKGLKGIVTTGTYMNSRILRGEEIKISGPDNLKTTPKLSKSMEQLGFELQRLKTGTPCRVYADSIDFSKVEKEQLDDSQLHFSNRSNVKLDKQVSCYLTYTTEKTHQIIRDNIHRSAMYSGLIEGVGPRYCPSVEDKIMRFPDKERHQIFFEPETADGTIIYVNGLSTSLPIDVQDQMIRSVPGLENARIQKWGYAIEYDAINPLQLLPSLETKVIKGLYTAGQINGTSGYEEAACQGLIAGINAALSLENKGQLILSRSEAYIGVLIDDLVTKGTKEPYRMLTSRAEYRLLLRNDNPDLRLAKHGNEVGLISDETYKKIVDKYNLIDQKIQQLSKEFISSKDPVATKYGILNGVSLLKVIARPDVDPSLILGDFPYISELTTKVRLDGYIKKQESHAHKISKLDNFKIPSDIDYTKVQNLASEARQKLEQIRPLTIGQASRISGINPADIQMLMFHIQTIYGKK
- a CDS encoding 23S rRNA (pseudouridine(1915)-N(3))-methyltransferase RlmH, whose amino-acid sequence is MKINIIAVGTLSKEFQSLYNDYVKKISFFAKINLIQIKEQKLDNINQKIKKETELILEKIPKNSQVIYLSLQGEQVSSEEFGDYFLDTDNITFVIGGSNGVKEEKFKNKICFSKMTFPHQLFRVMLVEQIYRSFTIRHNIKYHK